From a single Watersipora subatra unplaced genomic scaffold, tzWatSuba1.1 SCAFFOLD_84, whole genome shotgun sequence genomic region:
- the LOC137410107 gene encoding uncharacterized protein has translation MPPKGSKSSASPAIIEDDEKFKKLDSKLDVIISQLSEFNVRITSVERKTAEFEDTFEYHSKEISDLRAEVKELKQSKANVEKKLDSFDSLSGKVDASEQASRGKCIELNGIPHSKDENLLEGFKKILKNLKLDYINPMLDIDNMYRIRQTSRVIIRFLHTSKRDKFFIDYRRNIQDTSSLGFSDKAKIYINEVLSRSQNELFWKTRNFKKEHSYRFIWTFKQKIYLRKTPDSDAIEISSEQDLDTLKLV, from the coding sequence ATGCCACCAAAAGGAAGTAAATCGTCTGCATCACCAGCGATTATCGAGGATGATGAGAAATTTAAGAAACTGGATTCAAAGCTAGATGTCATTATCTCTCAACTCAGTGAGTTCAATGTAAGAATTACATCGGTTGAACGCAAAACAGCAGAGTTTGAAGACACGTTCGAATACCACAGTAAAGAAATTAGTGACCTAAGAGCTGAAGTTAAAGAGTTAAAACAATCTAAAGCCAATGTGGAGAAAAAGCTTGACTCTTTCGATAGTTTAAGCGGGAAGGTAGATGCTAGCGAGCAGGCATCCCGTGGCAAATGCATTGAATTGAATGGAATTCCACATTCTAAAGATGAGAATTTACTTGAAGGCTTCAAAAAGATTCTAAAAAATCTGAAATTGGACTACATAAACCCAATGTTAGACATTGACAACATGTACCGTATACGCCAGACATCACGAGTGATAATTCGTTTTCTACACACCAGCAAAAGAGACAAGTTTTTCATCGATTATCGCAGGAACATTCAGGATACGTCTTCTCTTGGATTTTCAGATAAAGCAAAGATTTATATCAACGAAGTTCTTAGCCGATCACAAAATGAACTCTTCTGGAAGACTAGAAACTTTAAAAAGGAACATAGTTATAGGTTTATATGGACATTTAAGCAAAAGATTTACTTAAGGAAGACTCCGGATTCCGATGCTATCGAAATCTCATCTGAACAGGACTTAGACACACTGAAACtagtataa